In Solea senegalensis isolate Sse05_10M linkage group LG18, IFAPA_SoseM_1, whole genome shotgun sequence, a single window of DNA contains:
- the exoc7 gene encoding exocyst complex component 7 isoform X11: MGLASRMIPTEDASARKREIEGKLKQEQETLSFIKENLEKSDQLTKGMVSILSSFESRLMQLENSIIPVHKQTENLQRLQENVDKTLSCMDHVISYYHVAKDTDRIIREGPTGRLDEYLACIAKIQKAVEYFQDNNPDSPELNTVKARFEKGKELLEAEFRSLLTRYSKPVPPILILDTISVDEELEVQEEVVLEHLPEAVLQDIICIAGWLVEYGRNQDFMNVYFQIRSNQLDRSIKGLKDHFRKNSASSGILYSPAVQTKRKDTPTKKAPKRPGYDHDLRVKHLSDALTDKHGAAAGKDDVLDIEIDSYIHCISAFVKLAQSEYALLTEIIPEHHQKKTFDSLIQEALDNLMLEGDNIVSAARRAIMRHDYSAVLTIFPILRHLKMNKSEFDATLQGTAASTKNKLPTLITSMETIGAKALEEFADSIKNDPDKEYNMPKDGTVHEMTSNAILFLQQLLDFHETAGAMLASQETSSATSYTSDFNKRLLSTYICKVLGNLQLNLLSKSKVYEDSALSAIFLHNNYNYILKSLEKSELIQLVTVTQKKAESSYRELIEQQIQMYQRSWLKVTELLTDRNIPVFQPGTKLKDKERQVIKDKFKGFNDGLEELCKTQKGWAVPDKEQRDFIRHAQRKVVSDAYRAFLHRCANISFTKNPEKYHKYRPEDVEEMIERLFDTSA; encoded by the exons ATGGGACTCGCGTCCAGGATGATTCCCACCGAGGACGCGTCCGCCAGGAAGCGGGAGATAGAGGGGAAACTGAAGCAG GAACAGGAGACGCTGTCATTCATCAAAGAAAACCTAGAAAAGAGCGATCAGCTGACCAAGGGCAtg GTCTCCATTCTGTCATCGTTCGAGAGCCGCCTCATGCAGCTGGAGAACTCCATCATCCCCGTCCACAAACAGACGGAGAACCTGCAGCGTCTGCAGGAGAATGTGGACAAGACGCTGTCCTGCATGGACCATGTCATCAGTTACTACCACGTGGCCAAGGACACGGACCGGATCATCAGAGAGGg GCCGACGGGCAGACTAGACGAGTATCTTGCCTGCATCGCAAAGATCCAGAAAGCGGTGGAATATTTTCAGGACAACAATCCTGACAGTCCTGAACTCAACACAGTG AAAGCGCGTTTTGAGAAAGGGAAGGAGCTGCTGGAGGCGGAGTTCCGTAGCCTGCTGACGCGCTACAGTAAGCCGGTCCCGCCCATCCTTATCCTGGACACCATCAGTGTGGACGAGGAGCTGGAGgtgcaggaggaggtggtgcTGGAACACCTGCCTGAGGCCGTGCTCCAGGACATCATCTGCATCGCCGGCTGGCTGGTGGAGTATGGACGCAACCAGG ATTTCATGAACGTCTACTTCCAGATCAGGTCCAACCAGCTGGACCGGTCCATCAAAGGCCTGAAGGATCACTTCCGCAAGAACAGCGCCTCCTCTGGGATCCTCTACTCGCCTGCCGTCCAAACCAAACGCAAGGACACGCCCACCAAGAAGGCTCCTAAGAGACCAG GTTACGATCATGACCTGCGGGTCAAACATCTCTCTGACGCCCTGACCGACAAGCACGGGGCCGCCGCAG GGAAAGACGACGTCCTGGACATCGAGATCGACTCGTACATCCACTGCATCAGCGCCTTCGTGAAGCTAGCACAGAGCGAATACGCGCTGCTGACGGAGATCATCCCCGAACACCACCAGAAGAAAACGTTCGATTCCCTCATTCAG GAGGCGCTGGACAACCTCATGCTGGAGGGGGACAACATCGTGTCGGCCGCCCGCCGAGCCATCATGCGTCACGACTACTCGGCCGTCCTCACCATCTTCCCCATCCTGAGACACCTGAAGATGAACAAGTCAGAGTTCGACGCGACACTTCAG GGAACGGCAGCGAGCACCAAGAACAAGCTGCCCACACTCATCACGTCCATGGAGACGATCGGAGCTAAAGCTCTGGAAGAGTTCGCAGACAGCATCAAA AACGATCCCGATAAAGAGTACAACATGCCCAAAGACGGAACGGTCCACGAGATGACCAGCAAC GCCATCCtgttcctgcagcagctgctggactTCCACGAGACGGCGGGAGCCATGTTGGCGTCGCAAG agacCAGTTCGGCCACGAGTTACACGTCCGACTTCAACAAACGACTCCTCAGCACGTACATAT GTAAAGTTCTGGGAAACCTTCAGCTCAACTTACTGAGTAAATCTAAAGTTTACGAAGACTCTGCGCTCAGCGCcattttcctccacaacaactacaactacatCCTCAAGTCTCTGGAAAA GTCGGAGCTGATCCAGCTGGTGACTGTGACGCAGAAGAAAGCTGAGAGTTCGTACAGAGAGTTGATCGAGCAGCAGATCCAGATGTACCAGCGcag TTGGCTGAAAGTCACCGAGCTCCTCACAGACCGGAACATTCCCGTCTTCCAGCCCGGCACCAAG ctcaaagacaaagaacGACAGGTGATAAAAGACAAATTCaag gGTTTTAATGACGGCCTGGAGGAACTGTGTAAGACACAGAAAGGATGGGCGGTTCCCGACAAAGAGCAGCGAGATTTCATCCGTCACGCTCAGAGGAAAGTTGTGTCGGACGCTTACAGAGCTTTTCTGCACAG
- the exoc7 gene encoding exocyst complex component 7 isoform X8 has translation MGLASRMIPTEDASARKREIEGKLKQEQETLSFIKENLEKSDQLTKGMVSILSSFESRLMQLENSIIPVHKQTENLQRLQENVDKTLSCMDHVISYYHVAKDTDRIIREGPTGRLDEYLACIAKIQKAVEYFQDNNPDSPELNTVKARFEKGKELLEAEFRSLLTRYSKPVPPILILDTISVDEELEVQEEVVLEHLPEAVLQDIICIAGWLVEYGRNQDFMNVYFQIRSNQLDRSIKGLKDHFRKNSASSGILYSPAVQTKRKDTPTKKAPKRPGYDHDLRVKHLSDALTDKHGAAAGKDDVLDIEIDSYIHCISAFVKLAQSEYALLTEIIPEHHQKKTFDSLIQEALDNLMLEGDNIVSAARRAIMRHDYSAVLTIFPILRHLKMNKSEFDATLQGTAASTKNKLPTLITSMETIGAKALEEFADSIKNDPDKEYNMPKDGTVHEMTSNAILFLQQLLDFHETAGAMLASQVLGDTYNIPLDPRETSSATSYTSDFNKRLLSTYICKVLGNLQLNLLSKSKVYEDSALSAIFLHNNYNYILKSLEKSELIQLVTVTQKKAESSYRELIEQQIQMYQRSWLKVTELLTDRNIPVFQPGTKLKDKERQVIKDKFKGFNDGLEELCKTQKGWAVPDKEQRDFIRHAQRKVVSDAYRAFLHRCANISFTKNPEKYHKYRPEDVEEMIERLFDTSA, from the exons ATGGGACTCGCGTCCAGGATGATTCCCACCGAGGACGCGTCCGCCAGGAAGCGGGAGATAGAGGGGAAACTGAAGCAG GAACAGGAGACGCTGTCATTCATCAAAGAAAACCTAGAAAAGAGCGATCAGCTGACCAAGGGCAtg GTCTCCATTCTGTCATCGTTCGAGAGCCGCCTCATGCAGCTGGAGAACTCCATCATCCCCGTCCACAAACAGACGGAGAACCTGCAGCGTCTGCAGGAGAATGTGGACAAGACGCTGTCCTGCATGGACCATGTCATCAGTTACTACCACGTGGCCAAGGACACGGACCGGATCATCAGAGAGGg GCCGACGGGCAGACTAGACGAGTATCTTGCCTGCATCGCAAAGATCCAGAAAGCGGTGGAATATTTTCAGGACAACAATCCTGACAGTCCTGAACTCAACACAGTG AAAGCGCGTTTTGAGAAAGGGAAGGAGCTGCTGGAGGCGGAGTTCCGTAGCCTGCTGACGCGCTACAGTAAGCCGGTCCCGCCCATCCTTATCCTGGACACCATCAGTGTGGACGAGGAGCTGGAGgtgcaggaggaggtggtgcTGGAACACCTGCCTGAGGCCGTGCTCCAGGACATCATCTGCATCGCCGGCTGGCTGGTGGAGTATGGACGCAACCAGG ATTTCATGAACGTCTACTTCCAGATCAGGTCCAACCAGCTGGACCGGTCCATCAAAGGCCTGAAGGATCACTTCCGCAAGAACAGCGCCTCCTCTGGGATCCTCTACTCGCCTGCCGTCCAAACCAAACGCAAGGACACGCCCACCAAGAAGGCTCCTAAGAGACCAG GTTACGATCATGACCTGCGGGTCAAACATCTCTCTGACGCCCTGACCGACAAGCACGGGGCCGCCGCAG GGAAAGACGACGTCCTGGACATCGAGATCGACTCGTACATCCACTGCATCAGCGCCTTCGTGAAGCTAGCACAGAGCGAATACGCGCTGCTGACGGAGATCATCCCCGAACACCACCAGAAGAAAACGTTCGATTCCCTCATTCAG GAGGCGCTGGACAACCTCATGCTGGAGGGGGACAACATCGTGTCGGCCGCCCGCCGAGCCATCATGCGTCACGACTACTCGGCCGTCCTCACCATCTTCCCCATCCTGAGACACCTGAAGATGAACAAGTCAGAGTTCGACGCGACACTTCAG GGAACGGCAGCGAGCACCAAGAACAAGCTGCCCACACTCATCACGTCCATGGAGACGATCGGAGCTAAAGCTCTGGAAGAGTTCGCAGACAGCATCAAA AACGATCCCGATAAAGAGTACAACATGCCCAAAGACGGAACGGTCCACGAGATGACCAGCAAC GCCATCCtgttcctgcagcagctgctggactTCCACGAGACGGCGGGAGCCATGTTGGCGTCGCAAG TTCTGGGCGACACTTACAATATTCCCTTAGACCCTCGAG agacCAGTTCGGCCACGAGTTACACGTCCGACTTCAACAAACGACTCCTCAGCACGTACATAT GTAAAGTTCTGGGAAACCTTCAGCTCAACTTACTGAGTAAATCTAAAGTTTACGAAGACTCTGCGCTCAGCGCcattttcctccacaacaactacaactacatCCTCAAGTCTCTGGAAAA GTCGGAGCTGATCCAGCTGGTGACTGTGACGCAGAAGAAAGCTGAGAGTTCGTACAGAGAGTTGATCGAGCAGCAGATCCAGATGTACCAGCGcag TTGGCTGAAAGTCACCGAGCTCCTCACAGACCGGAACATTCCCGTCTTCCAGCCCGGCACCAAG ctcaaagacaaagaacGACAGGTGATAAAAGACAAATTCaag gGTTTTAATGACGGCCTGGAGGAACTGTGTAAGACACAGAAAGGATGGGCGGTTCCCGACAAAGAGCAGCGAGATTTCATCCGTCACGCTCAGAGGAAAGTTGTGTCGGACGCTTACAGAGCTTTTCTGCACAG
- the exoc7 gene encoding exocyst complex component 7 isoform X10, with product MGLASRMIPTEDASARKREIEGKLKQEQETLSFIKENLEKSDQLTKGMVSILSSFESRLMQLENSIIPVHKQTENLQRLQENVDKTLSCMDHVISYYHVAKDTDRIIREGPTGRLDEYLACIAKIQKAVEYFQDNNPDSPELNTVKARFEKGKELLEAEFRSLLTRYSKPVPPILILDTISVDEELEVQEEVVLEHLPEAVLQDIICIAGWLVEYGRNQDFMNVYFQIRSNQLDRSIKGLKDHFRKNSASSGILYSPAVQTKRKDTPTKKAPKRPGTIRKAQNLLKQYSQHGLDGKKGGSNLTPSEGKDDVLDIEIDSYIHCISAFVKLAQSEYALLTEIIPEHHQKKTFDSLIQEALDNLMLEGDNIVSAARRAIMRHDYSAVLTIFPILRHLKMNKSEFDATLQGTAASTKNKLPTLITSMETIGAKALEEFADSIKNDPDKEYNMPKDGTVHEMTSNAILFLQQLLDFHETAGAMLASQETSSATSYTSDFNKRLLSTYICKVLGNLQLNLLSKSKVYEDSALSAIFLHNNYNYILKSLEKSELIQLVTVTQKKAESSYRELIEQQIQMYQRSWLKVTELLTDRNIPVFQPGTKLKDKERQVIKDKFKGFNDGLEELCKTQKGWAVPDKEQRDFIRHAQRKVVSDAYRAFLHRCANISFTKNPEKYHKYRPEDVEEMIERLFDTSA from the exons ATGGGACTCGCGTCCAGGATGATTCCCACCGAGGACGCGTCCGCCAGGAAGCGGGAGATAGAGGGGAAACTGAAGCAG GAACAGGAGACGCTGTCATTCATCAAAGAAAACCTAGAAAAGAGCGATCAGCTGACCAAGGGCAtg GTCTCCATTCTGTCATCGTTCGAGAGCCGCCTCATGCAGCTGGAGAACTCCATCATCCCCGTCCACAAACAGACGGAGAACCTGCAGCGTCTGCAGGAGAATGTGGACAAGACGCTGTCCTGCATGGACCATGTCATCAGTTACTACCACGTGGCCAAGGACACGGACCGGATCATCAGAGAGGg GCCGACGGGCAGACTAGACGAGTATCTTGCCTGCATCGCAAAGATCCAGAAAGCGGTGGAATATTTTCAGGACAACAATCCTGACAGTCCTGAACTCAACACAGTG AAAGCGCGTTTTGAGAAAGGGAAGGAGCTGCTGGAGGCGGAGTTCCGTAGCCTGCTGACGCGCTACAGTAAGCCGGTCCCGCCCATCCTTATCCTGGACACCATCAGTGTGGACGAGGAGCTGGAGgtgcaggaggaggtggtgcTGGAACACCTGCCTGAGGCCGTGCTCCAGGACATCATCTGCATCGCCGGCTGGCTGGTGGAGTATGGACGCAACCAGG ATTTCATGAACGTCTACTTCCAGATCAGGTCCAACCAGCTGGACCGGTCCATCAAAGGCCTGAAGGATCACTTCCGCAAGAACAGCGCCTCCTCTGGGATCCTCTACTCGCCTGCCGTCCAAACCAAACGCAAGGACACGCCCACCAAGAAGGCTCCTAAGAGACCAG GGACCATTCGCAAGGCTCAGAACCTTCTGAAACAGTACTCACAGCATGGGCTGGATGGGAAAAAAGGGGGCTCTAACCTCACTCCTTCGGAAG GGAAAGACGACGTCCTGGACATCGAGATCGACTCGTACATCCACTGCATCAGCGCCTTCGTGAAGCTAGCACAGAGCGAATACGCGCTGCTGACGGAGATCATCCCCGAACACCACCAGAAGAAAACGTTCGATTCCCTCATTCAG GAGGCGCTGGACAACCTCATGCTGGAGGGGGACAACATCGTGTCGGCCGCCCGCCGAGCCATCATGCGTCACGACTACTCGGCCGTCCTCACCATCTTCCCCATCCTGAGACACCTGAAGATGAACAAGTCAGAGTTCGACGCGACACTTCAG GGAACGGCAGCGAGCACCAAGAACAAGCTGCCCACACTCATCACGTCCATGGAGACGATCGGAGCTAAAGCTCTGGAAGAGTTCGCAGACAGCATCAAA AACGATCCCGATAAAGAGTACAACATGCCCAAAGACGGAACGGTCCACGAGATGACCAGCAAC GCCATCCtgttcctgcagcagctgctggactTCCACGAGACGGCGGGAGCCATGTTGGCGTCGCAAG agacCAGTTCGGCCACGAGTTACACGTCCGACTTCAACAAACGACTCCTCAGCACGTACATAT GTAAAGTTCTGGGAAACCTTCAGCTCAACTTACTGAGTAAATCTAAAGTTTACGAAGACTCTGCGCTCAGCGCcattttcctccacaacaactacaactacatCCTCAAGTCTCTGGAAAA GTCGGAGCTGATCCAGCTGGTGACTGTGACGCAGAAGAAAGCTGAGAGTTCGTACAGAGAGTTGATCGAGCAGCAGATCCAGATGTACCAGCGcag TTGGCTGAAAGTCACCGAGCTCCTCACAGACCGGAACATTCCCGTCTTCCAGCCCGGCACCAAG ctcaaagacaaagaacGACAGGTGATAAAAGACAAATTCaag gGTTTTAATGACGGCCTGGAGGAACTGTGTAAGACACAGAAAGGATGGGCGGTTCCCGACAAAGAGCAGCGAGATTTCATCCGTCACGCTCAGAGGAAAGTTGTGTCGGACGCTTACAGAGCTTTTCTGCACAG
- the exoc7 gene encoding exocyst complex component 7 isoform X7 has protein sequence MGLASRMIPTEDASARKREIEGKLKQEQETLSFIKENLEKSDQLTKGMVSILSSFESRLMQLENSIIPVHKQTENLQRLQENVDKTLSCMDHVISYYHVAKDTDRIIREGPTGRLDEYLACIAKIQKAVEYFQDNNPDSPELNTVKARFEKGKELLEAEFRSLLTRYSKPVPPILILDTISVDEELEVQEEVVLEHLPEAVLQDIICIAGWLVEYGRNQDFMNVYFQIRSNQLDRSIKGLKDHFRKNSASSGILYSPAVQTKRKDTPTKKAPKRPVYIPGYDHDLRVKHLSDALTDKHGAAAGKDDVLDIEIDSYIHCISAFVKLAQSEYALLTEIIPEHHQKKTFDSLIQEALDNLMLEGDNIVSAARRAIMRHDYSAVLTIFPILRHLKMNKSEFDATLQGTAASTKNKLPTLITSMETIGAKALEEFADSIKNDPDKEYNMPKDGTVHEMTSNAILFLQQLLDFHETAGAMLASQVLGDTYNIPLDPRETSSATSYTSDFNKRLLSTYICKVLGNLQLNLLSKSKVYEDSALSAIFLHNNYNYILKSLEKSELIQLVTVTQKKAESSYRELIEQQIQMYQRSWLKVTELLTDRNIPVFQPGTKLKDKERQVIKDKFKGFNDGLEELCKTQKGWAVPDKEQRDFIRHAQRKVVSDAYRAFLHRCANISFTKNPEKYHKYRPEDVEEMIERLFDTSA, from the exons ATGGGACTCGCGTCCAGGATGATTCCCACCGAGGACGCGTCCGCCAGGAAGCGGGAGATAGAGGGGAAACTGAAGCAG GAACAGGAGACGCTGTCATTCATCAAAGAAAACCTAGAAAAGAGCGATCAGCTGACCAAGGGCAtg GTCTCCATTCTGTCATCGTTCGAGAGCCGCCTCATGCAGCTGGAGAACTCCATCATCCCCGTCCACAAACAGACGGAGAACCTGCAGCGTCTGCAGGAGAATGTGGACAAGACGCTGTCCTGCATGGACCATGTCATCAGTTACTACCACGTGGCCAAGGACACGGACCGGATCATCAGAGAGGg GCCGACGGGCAGACTAGACGAGTATCTTGCCTGCATCGCAAAGATCCAGAAAGCGGTGGAATATTTTCAGGACAACAATCCTGACAGTCCTGAACTCAACACAGTG AAAGCGCGTTTTGAGAAAGGGAAGGAGCTGCTGGAGGCGGAGTTCCGTAGCCTGCTGACGCGCTACAGTAAGCCGGTCCCGCCCATCCTTATCCTGGACACCATCAGTGTGGACGAGGAGCTGGAGgtgcaggaggaggtggtgcTGGAACACCTGCCTGAGGCCGTGCTCCAGGACATCATCTGCATCGCCGGCTGGCTGGTGGAGTATGGACGCAACCAGG ATTTCATGAACGTCTACTTCCAGATCAGGTCCAACCAGCTGGACCGGTCCATCAAAGGCCTGAAGGATCACTTCCGCAAGAACAGCGCCTCCTCTGGGATCCTCTACTCGCCTGCCGTCCAAACCAAACGCAAGGACACGCCCACCAAGAAGGCTCCTAAGAGACCAG TCTACATCCCAG GTTACGATCATGACCTGCGGGTCAAACATCTCTCTGACGCCCTGACCGACAAGCACGGGGCCGCCGCAG GGAAAGACGACGTCCTGGACATCGAGATCGACTCGTACATCCACTGCATCAGCGCCTTCGTGAAGCTAGCACAGAGCGAATACGCGCTGCTGACGGAGATCATCCCCGAACACCACCAGAAGAAAACGTTCGATTCCCTCATTCAG GAGGCGCTGGACAACCTCATGCTGGAGGGGGACAACATCGTGTCGGCCGCCCGCCGAGCCATCATGCGTCACGACTACTCGGCCGTCCTCACCATCTTCCCCATCCTGAGACACCTGAAGATGAACAAGTCAGAGTTCGACGCGACACTTCAG GGAACGGCAGCGAGCACCAAGAACAAGCTGCCCACACTCATCACGTCCATGGAGACGATCGGAGCTAAAGCTCTGGAAGAGTTCGCAGACAGCATCAAA AACGATCCCGATAAAGAGTACAACATGCCCAAAGACGGAACGGTCCACGAGATGACCAGCAAC GCCATCCtgttcctgcagcagctgctggactTCCACGAGACGGCGGGAGCCATGTTGGCGTCGCAAG TTCTGGGCGACACTTACAATATTCCCTTAGACCCTCGAG agacCAGTTCGGCCACGAGTTACACGTCCGACTTCAACAAACGACTCCTCAGCACGTACATAT GTAAAGTTCTGGGAAACCTTCAGCTCAACTTACTGAGTAAATCTAAAGTTTACGAAGACTCTGCGCTCAGCGCcattttcctccacaacaactacaactacatCCTCAAGTCTCTGGAAAA GTCGGAGCTGATCCAGCTGGTGACTGTGACGCAGAAGAAAGCTGAGAGTTCGTACAGAGAGTTGATCGAGCAGCAGATCCAGATGTACCAGCGcag TTGGCTGAAAGTCACCGAGCTCCTCACAGACCGGAACATTCCCGTCTTCCAGCCCGGCACCAAG ctcaaagacaaagaacGACAGGTGATAAAAGACAAATTCaag gGTTTTAATGACGGCCTGGAGGAACTGTGTAAGACACAGAAAGGATGGGCGGTTCCCGACAAAGAGCAGCGAGATTTCATCCGTCACGCTCAGAGGAAAGTTGTGTCGGACGCTTACAGAGCTTTTCTGCACAG
- the exoc7 gene encoding exocyst complex component 7 isoform X5 — protein MGLASRMIPTEDASARKREIEGKLKQEQETLSFIKENLEKSDQLTKGMVSILSSFESRLMQLENSIIPVHKQTENLQRLQENVDKTLSCMDHVISYYHVAKDTDRIIREGPTGRLDEYLACIAKIQKAVEYFQDNNPDSPELNTVKARFEKGKELLEAEFRSLLTRYSKPVPPILILDTISVDEELEVQEEVVLEHLPEAVLQDIICIAGWLVEYGRNQDFMNVYFQIRSNQLDRSIKGLKDHFRKNSASSGILYSPAVQTKRKDTPTKKAPKRPVYIPGTIRKAQNLLKQYSQHGLDGKKGGSNLTPSEGKDDVLDIEIDSYIHCISAFVKLAQSEYALLTEIIPEHHQKKTFDSLIQEALDNLMLEGDNIVSAARRAIMRHDYSAVLTIFPILRHLKMNKSEFDATLQGTAASTKNKLPTLITSMETIGAKALEEFADSIKNDPDKEYNMPKDGTVHEMTSNAILFLQQLLDFHETAGAMLASQVLGDTYNIPLDPRETSSATSYTSDFNKRLLSTYICKVLGNLQLNLLSKSKVYEDSALSAIFLHNNYNYILKSLEKSELIQLVTVTQKKAESSYRELIEQQIQMYQRSWLKVTELLTDRNIPVFQPGTKLKDKERQVIKDKFKGFNDGLEELCKTQKGWAVPDKEQRDFIRHAQRKVVSDAYRAFLHRCANISFTKNPEKYHKYRPEDVEEMIERLFDTSA, from the exons ATGGGACTCGCGTCCAGGATGATTCCCACCGAGGACGCGTCCGCCAGGAAGCGGGAGATAGAGGGGAAACTGAAGCAG GAACAGGAGACGCTGTCATTCATCAAAGAAAACCTAGAAAAGAGCGATCAGCTGACCAAGGGCAtg GTCTCCATTCTGTCATCGTTCGAGAGCCGCCTCATGCAGCTGGAGAACTCCATCATCCCCGTCCACAAACAGACGGAGAACCTGCAGCGTCTGCAGGAGAATGTGGACAAGACGCTGTCCTGCATGGACCATGTCATCAGTTACTACCACGTGGCCAAGGACACGGACCGGATCATCAGAGAGGg GCCGACGGGCAGACTAGACGAGTATCTTGCCTGCATCGCAAAGATCCAGAAAGCGGTGGAATATTTTCAGGACAACAATCCTGACAGTCCTGAACTCAACACAGTG AAAGCGCGTTTTGAGAAAGGGAAGGAGCTGCTGGAGGCGGAGTTCCGTAGCCTGCTGACGCGCTACAGTAAGCCGGTCCCGCCCATCCTTATCCTGGACACCATCAGTGTGGACGAGGAGCTGGAGgtgcaggaggaggtggtgcTGGAACACCTGCCTGAGGCCGTGCTCCAGGACATCATCTGCATCGCCGGCTGGCTGGTGGAGTATGGACGCAACCAGG ATTTCATGAACGTCTACTTCCAGATCAGGTCCAACCAGCTGGACCGGTCCATCAAAGGCCTGAAGGATCACTTCCGCAAGAACAGCGCCTCCTCTGGGATCCTCTACTCGCCTGCCGTCCAAACCAAACGCAAGGACACGCCCACCAAGAAGGCTCCTAAGAGACCAG TCTACATCCCAG GGACCATTCGCAAGGCTCAGAACCTTCTGAAACAGTACTCACAGCATGGGCTGGATGGGAAAAAAGGGGGCTCTAACCTCACTCCTTCGGAAG GGAAAGACGACGTCCTGGACATCGAGATCGACTCGTACATCCACTGCATCAGCGCCTTCGTGAAGCTAGCACAGAGCGAATACGCGCTGCTGACGGAGATCATCCCCGAACACCACCAGAAGAAAACGTTCGATTCCCTCATTCAG GAGGCGCTGGACAACCTCATGCTGGAGGGGGACAACATCGTGTCGGCCGCCCGCCGAGCCATCATGCGTCACGACTACTCGGCCGTCCTCACCATCTTCCCCATCCTGAGACACCTGAAGATGAACAAGTCAGAGTTCGACGCGACACTTCAG GGAACGGCAGCGAGCACCAAGAACAAGCTGCCCACACTCATCACGTCCATGGAGACGATCGGAGCTAAAGCTCTGGAAGAGTTCGCAGACAGCATCAAA AACGATCCCGATAAAGAGTACAACATGCCCAAAGACGGAACGGTCCACGAGATGACCAGCAAC GCCATCCtgttcctgcagcagctgctggactTCCACGAGACGGCGGGAGCCATGTTGGCGTCGCAAG TTCTGGGCGACACTTACAATATTCCCTTAGACCCTCGAG agacCAGTTCGGCCACGAGTTACACGTCCGACTTCAACAAACGACTCCTCAGCACGTACATAT GTAAAGTTCTGGGAAACCTTCAGCTCAACTTACTGAGTAAATCTAAAGTTTACGAAGACTCTGCGCTCAGCGCcattttcctccacaacaactacaactacatCCTCAAGTCTCTGGAAAA GTCGGAGCTGATCCAGCTGGTGACTGTGACGCAGAAGAAAGCTGAGAGTTCGTACAGAGAGTTGATCGAGCAGCAGATCCAGATGTACCAGCGcag TTGGCTGAAAGTCACCGAGCTCCTCACAGACCGGAACATTCCCGTCTTCCAGCCCGGCACCAAG ctcaaagacaaagaacGACAGGTGATAAAAGACAAATTCaag gGTTTTAATGACGGCCTGGAGGAACTGTGTAAGACACAGAAAGGATGGGCGGTTCCCGACAAAGAGCAGCGAGATTTCATCCGTCACGCTCAGAGGAAAGTTGTGTCGGACGCTTACAGAGCTTTTCTGCACAG